TAATGCAGAGGATGTCTGTACAGCTACTAGAACTGGCCAGGCACTGTAAGATAATATGCACAGTTTGACTGCAGCACAAACAGTCTGAAATGGTTTCAAACTGTATCTCCTAGTGCCCTGTGAGACCGTGCCAAGTCATCAGCAGAAATGGTAGCAAACTCAGACTGAGCCTGCCAGTGTCTGTAGTGGCTTCTTTCTCATCAGAAAAACAAAGGAATGTTTCTCCCTCAGGGGATCTTTTCTACTGAATTTCATCTCTTAAGAAGAAACAAATACACATCTGGTAAGTTGGAATCTGTGAGTGCAAGACAATGGAGATTATGTTACAAGTATTCCTCTTGTCCTCATAAAATGCAAGGAGAAATATGTTTGTATTAAACTGTGAACTGATCTGACTGGGCATTGTTAGCCATTGTTTGCAGAATTTGTTGAACTGTTACTGATAGGGTGGTGAATATTTTGTGGTGCCACTGGTTCAAGAACATCACAGACGTGGATTATTTAACTTACCTCATTGTGTTATAATTCTTATCAGTGTTACAATAAAATATGGATTTCTATCTGGTGGTTTGGTTTCTTATTTCATGGGATGTGCACAGATCATGTTTGGCAGGTAGTAGATATGTTCACCTCAGCACGGAGAGACAACAGAAACACTGAGCagcaaaaaaacactaaaataattaTCAGGTTAGAGAACCTAGTAAATTTTGTGTTTGGATTCAACTTGAAATCCATTTGTTGGTATTACAGTTCAATTTACCCTTTAGTGTGTTGCGGTTTATAATGTAAAATCTCTTTGAATTAATGTTATTTGTAATTGTGAACATTGGTCTTCTGAGCTTGGTGatttgtttagaagtattttacaccaaattatgcaatttagtacttaataataataattttgtatctaatttaattacactggtctacaagcaaaAAGCTCACAGAATGAAAGTAGTGAAACGTTACCCCGAAGATGACTGAAATTTGCATCACAAATACAGAAATATTAAGTTAAAATGCCTGTAGTCTGTAGTTCTCAAGATGTGGTTTtgggttaaaatgtaaaattctaTCAATAAATGAGAGATGTGATGTTTCTCAAAGGGCGTGTTTATTTGTAAGTTACCAGTTCTACAGCAAATCGCTGTCTGCATATTACAATACATTCTCTTTCAGCTTCATTCTGGTgaaatatttatgtaaaaatcTATAGATATATGAAGTGAAACTTTATCGTATATTTTAATATCAGTAGCCAAACAGcgcttctgtcatttgttttccaattcaacTTATATAAATATGAAATATCTTGCACATTTTATTTCTGAAGCAGATTTCCAAAAagaattgtagaccagtgttattaaccaGGTCCAACTTACAATGACATTATAATTAATCATCATCAATCATTTCACTAGAAAGCACTGAGAGGATGTTAACCTATGCTAAACTCCCCACTATATACAACCCCAGAAATTGCATTAGCGTCATGGAGACAATGATTTTGCAACAATtttctgttccattcagtcctCATACGCAACCATAACTCAACACCAAACACTGGCACACACAAAATTCTGTGTATTaactcaagattttatttttcaaTCTGTGACTACGGCTCAAAGATACTTGAGTTACAATAAAACACCTCGAGTTTTTacttagataaaaaaaaattaaataaaaaagaaatcagTAAAAACATGAGCTCCTTTCCCAAGTAAGTATAGGTTTTAAAGCCTCACTTCACCTCTCAGACCTAGCTAgagtttttttgtttacatttctgGACATttcaagagtttcacagcttcaaAGCTTTAacaaaaagaaggagaaaaaactATCCAGTGCAAAGaacattcaataaaaaataatcaaaaatgcaTCTTAAAAAATGTTGCAATTGTCACAAACGTCATGCCAGTTAGTACACAAAATGTCTTTCAGCTGCCGACTCATATTTTCCTTTGTCATTTAGCTTTCTTTTAGAAAATAAAAGCCATCCATGAAGAAAAGTGTACTTTATAATGTTCTTTTTTGCATTCCGAATAAAAATATCTTGAGGAGATGGAAGGAAGTTTAAGAGCAAAGTGTGAGAAATGCAGGTGAATTGAATGTGAATTTCCCAGATATATTCAGAGAACATTATCACGGTCTGACATGCGACGCCTacctaatataaaaaaatatgaataaataattaaatctaAGCCTTTTCATTATATCTGTAAAGTGTCATTTCAGTCACAGTGTACTTCCGGTATTGGATTACATTTAGCATGTTTTCATATTCGGCCTGTTAACTACTGTCACACTGTATGGTCTATATTAAAACCGTGTAGcctatatatacataatattttaaatataCTGAACACAAGAAATACACCGTTAAGTCAGTGTTTTACTTTATTCTTTGATACCATACTTTTAGATtgaagttttattgtgaaaggcaGACAGCGGAAGTTGCTCAGTTTGTCGCGGCTGCCTTCACGCGCATAGAGCAGGAGTCAGACTGAAGGCTGAGACCCGTGGAGTGTTTTCTAAAACCCGTGTTCCCAGTGTTTGTAAGGGTTTTGTTAGTTTCAGTAGATGGCTTAATTGTGTCCTCTGAAGAAAGAAACGATGGTGTTTTGTTCGAGAGTAGCCCGCCGTCTCCACGCATCTACCGTTGCTAGCTAGTGTTGAGTGGTTAGCCGTACAGTGTAATGGGCTAACATCAACGTCAGCTCTGTGTCGAAAATCACCCGTGGATGTTTGACGGTAAATGTGTGATTACAGGAGCTGCATGGGTCAGTTTGTTCAGTCCGACAGTTCTGGTTAGAGAACACTGAAAAGTAAGCAGCCGTAAGTTAACATTGTGTCGCTAGCTGTCCCACTGGTGTGCGGTCCACTGTGCCACGGCTGCCGTGTAGCTGTCCACGTCTAGTCTCCTCTGCTGTGTTTAACGTTGCCAGCTGAGCTAGGCCACGTCCCTGCGGGCGTATTTCATCTACTGACATTGGACGAATTGCAGAGAAGATGCTTAGTTTGCGGAAGGAAGAAGGAGAGTAAAGATCAGTAGAAATGTGATAAGTCTTGAATGTGTGTAGTGGTTGTATTCGAGATCGGTTGCCGCATATCCACGGCATGTCACGTAGACGGATGTGTTTCACACCGGGAGAATACGCTCACTGAGCCGACGAGGTTGCGTTAACAACCTGAAGTATCGCTAGACTTTGTTTTTGAAATGGTTGGGTTTGGTGCAAACCGCCGAGGAGGCCGCCTCCCgtccttcatcctcatcttccttATGGTGATCATCGCCATACTGTCTTTCAACTACTGGACAGTGTCCAATAAACACAGCCGCCTGCTGGATGAGCTGGCGGAGGTGCAGACGCAGGTGAAGCGCACGGACGCGGCGCGGAGCCGGCTGGAGAAGCGCAACTCGGAGCTGATGGTGCAGGTGGACACGCACAAGAAACAGATCGACCAGAGGGAAGGAGACTACAGCGTCCTGGAGAGCAAGCTCCAGGCCCGAGAGGCGCTCATCAAAAAGTGTGCAGACGAAAAGGTACCGCGACAACTTCTAATCCCAGCCTCCATTTAGAGCTGTTTAGTGGAAGTTCACGTGCATTTTTGACAAAACCACAGAAGTAGGTGACGATCAAGTAGTCTAATGTCTTGTAAGTTTTTGTAATATTAATATGGTCACAAAGAGTATTTAATCTATGGGTGTGTCCCTTGAAAACTACACGGATATTTGGTCTGTGAACAGGACTTGGCTTCTACTGTCCATTGTTCTAAGTTTGTTGGTTAAATTAACATCAATTAACCATAATACAGAACACTTCATATCAGGTTTAAGTAAACATTTTTCTAGTGACTTTTTAAAATTGCTCTACATCAGAGGAACCTGTACCATTACAGCAGACCTTTCAGAGGCAGAGTGTTTAAGTTATCTCTGTCTTTGTTTTCCAGACCAAACTAGTTAGTATCCAATGTTTGAAATAATCACTGGATTAACTGCAGCATTTGTTGTCTCATCCAACCTTTATTGCTATCCCCTATGTCACCCCTTGTTGGCTGAATTCAGTCTATGTCCACATCCCCAGACTAATTACACTTTAACCAGACTTCCTGTGCAGTCTTGGTATTGAAAGTTTAGTTTTGCCATTTGTGAGCCCTTATATAAAGTGTGATTAGCCACTCTTAATGCCGTAGGAGGCCTATTCCCTCCTCTCACCCTTTGTTGACTGCATGTTTGTATGTCTGTCTTTAGTGTCCCAACACTCATTGAACATTGGTTTGTGTCAGCTGCCTTGGGACATGGCTGAACACCAATGATGCAGAAAGTTCCTACTATTTGCATGCTTGCTGCCTCATTTAATCCTCACATACTCACATACATTTCTTTAACCTATGTTTATTCAGTATATGGCTAAGCTTTGTAGTCTAATCACTTTCTGTCTGCTCACATTTCACTGAACTGAGGGAAACTTAGCCATATGTGATGTGATAGGACACAGCAGACGTGATGTATTGTGGGATGTGAGCAACTGAGTAGATAATCGGAAAGATCACAGACGGATACTTGCAAGCAGAGGTCAGACACTTATCTGTGATCATTATTTACAAAATGCACATTAAGCAATATCTACTTGAAAGGTAATTAGCCTGGGGATCAGATATTAGAAAAGGAATGAATGGGCTGTTAGTTTACTGTACTTTTTCTTACGAGTGTTGTGTCCTTGACTGCAATACATAAAACTGTACAGACTTTAACTATGATTTAACTATGATTTTTGTATCCTGTCTAATGGATCAgggatttttgtctgtgttttgcaCCTGCTTAGCGTCCCACATTGTGTTGATGAGCCAAATGAGCTTGTTATGCTGATATAGATTAATCTAACCCACTTTTTCTGACCATTTTATGGGTTTTTTATTACAACATTTATCCATCCTAGGCTTTAAGGGTAAACTGTTGGCATAGTAGCTTAGTTTCTTGGAGAAACATTAAGGTTCTGGGTTTTTCCAGAAGTAACTTAAGCATCCGGCTCCCTTCTATAATCAAGATAAAGGTTGGTGTTAAATATCTGCACCACTCCTTTCTTTTGTCAACAGCCTAACCTTACTTCAACAGATGTGTGTTTAAAATGGTGAGGCCTGCATTGCAGAGAAAATAGTACGACGTTAAATGACTTCTATTCAGTGTATGCAGTGTTTGTGCTTAGAGTGTAACGGGAAGTCATGCAAGACTTAAGTGCTACATACAATGTGTAAATAGTCTGGGTGTGCTGCTGACCATTTTGGTGATTTCGTTCTAGCTGAAGAGGAAGCATTTAACCATCTGTACATTGTGACAGGATGAAGGTTTCCACCACTGCCTTCTGCCTCAGTCAACTTAAACACATTAAAGATGACACATCGTTTGTTTAGTGACGTGTTTTTCTGTATCATGCCCCATTCTGCTACATAATTCACATCTCCACTCTCTTACTTTACAGATGATGTAGCAGGCTAGTATTTTATGCAGCTGGAGTGTTTTTGTAACCTCCGTGGATTTGCTCTTGACTTGTAATTTTTCGACTTCTTTGTATTCCTAGTAAAATTTAAGGTGTGTTGTCAAGGTCAAAATCTGCCTCCCGTCGTTTTTTCCTGTCATACTTTTTATCTTACAGCCATTTTCCCTTCAAGATGTAATCAATATAGCTGTGAGTTTtatcaaaaaagaaaagtatcatcttaaaacaacaataaatcaGTTATGTGTCACTGTTAACTTCTACACTGGTAATTCTTTGCATTTTGCAACATTAATTTAGCTGAATAATGCCACTTCCTGAGTTCAGTCATATACAGAATTGCCTTCATTTGGCTGTAATGCATGTCTTTGTACACACTGTACACACTGTGCTGTCTAAGTGgagttgttttcattgtttcctACTCACAAAACAAGATTAACCTGTTCACACTCGTGTCCATATTGACAGTAACGTTGTGTTCGGTTTAGAGAACCTGTTGCATCGTTGGTCATCTCTGGAAGACCTGGGTTGCTTGTCATAAACTTAAATAGAATAGGATTGCTTTAAGATAAGATGTGTTGCTTTCCTGTTAAACCTGTTTTGTCTTTCTTCCCATCAGGCAAAGTTGCAGGGTGAAGCCTCTGCCCAAATGACAGAGATCCAGAGGCTCAAAGGTAAAATGACCAACAGAGGGCAGTCTAAAACGCAATAACCACACCTTTCAATAGAGATGATCCTAAGTCAGTTTTATGTACAATGACTTTGGTTTCATCAAAGCTAAAAATGCCCAAGTATTTTGTGTATGTAATTGTGTGTGCATGCTTCTGTGTCTGGAAACAGAGCAGCTAAAGGAACTGAAGCAAGAATTTATGAAACAGGAAGAGCAGCTCAGAGAAGTGAAGAAAAATAGCACTACCTTGGAGAGAAAGCTGGAGTATGAGAGGTATGATAGTCCTTCATACTTAAACTCAACGTCCAAGGATGTCATTAAAGCCTTTCTGGACAAATCACTAGTTCATCAgatgattttgttatttttaatattttcttcagttGGATATAAGAAAGTATGTTAATAagtaatcaacatttattttccttttttttgcagttATTGTAATTATAGATTTCATTTTTCATTGTGATAAATTAAGGTTGTAGTATATTTGTACGTATTGGTAAAAATTCTTAAATATAATACAGACTTCTTTCACCAGCTTTACAATATGAcgacaaaaaaaacctgattgtGTGGATGACACTCAAAAAGTTTGTGTGTTATCTAGTTTACAGTGTGGACGTCAGATTGCACAACTTAAAGAAGAAtatgaagaaacaaaaaaagcccTAGAGGTGGAAGCATCAAAGCTCAGACAGGTTAGCACTGATGAAAAGGATTGTGGCCTTTTTTTCTTTACTCCCTGTGGTACTattatcataatttttttttgcatatgatcTGCTTTTAACAGCGCTaccttttttcattcattttagttttgaaaCAAGGATTTGCTGCTCCGATTCATGCTCCCTGTTTGCTCaaatatttttctgtttctctgttttCCATATGCTCCTCTTTCTGATTCCTCTTTGATGATGCTTCAGAGCGTTTTGGACGGCCAAAAGGGTGTAGTAGTGGGTAGACATGCAGAGGGAGTACATGTTGCAGATGTGGTAGGAGAGCGCCATACAGTGGCCACTCACAGACACGACAGCCCAGACTTAAAAGGTACTGGAGTTCTGAATTGCTTGTTTTACCTCAAATTGTTCTTGAGTTTGCTGTCATTGCATTGTGTTTGTTTATTGTGTGTGGCATTCCTGTGCAGAGACCAGAAAAGACATGATAATTCTGAGGTGATCTGAACAGACATCGCATCAaattgttttactttattgtcaCCTTGAGTCTTAAGTCACTGTATCTGTGCTCTGTTACAGAAGAGATGGGGAAGCCTGGCAGTGATGCAGGCATGCCTGGTATTGAAGACAGTGAAGTGGGAAAAATCGAGGATGTACAGTTTGGTAAGTGTTGGACTTTAAC
This sequence is a window from Sphaeramia orbicularis chromosome 3, fSphaOr1.1, whole genome shotgun sequence. Protein-coding genes within it:
- the golm2 gene encoding protein CASC4 isoform X1, which codes for MVGFGANRRGGRLPSFILIFLMVIIAILSFNYWTVSNKHSRLLDELAEVQTQVKRTDAARSRLEKRNSELMVQVDTHKKQIDQREGDYSVLESKLQAREALIKKCADEKAKLQGEASAQMTEIQRLKEQLKELKQEFMKQEEQLREVKKNSTTLERKLEYESLQCGRQIAQLKEEYEETKKALEVEASKLRQSVLDGQKGVVVGRHAEGVHVADVVGERHTVATHRHDSPDLKEEMGKPGSDAGMPGIEDSEVGKIEDVQFALKKPAITQKHDEAPDVVGAGAGPGVGAADGPGGQGLSLDQPRLQQDRVEGRAAVGAAPSLIKQQDKPIVFEEDNKAGIKADELGEQQRQIRAPDSVKGDGEHLKGIPLPPNPAQVPNPIQLHHAKDQVPAEPVHHRQSRFFDENESPVDPQHGSKLADYNGDDGNVGEYEADKQAELAYNEEEDGDGGEEDVQDDDDRDMQGDRAVDYGKRHQAIDIL
- the golm2 gene encoding protein CASC4 isoform X2 encodes the protein MVGFGANRRGGRLPSFILIFLMVIIAILSFNYWTVSNKHSRLLDELAEVQTQVKRTDAARSRLEKRNSELMVQVDTHKKQIDQREGDYSVLESKLQAREALIKKCADEKAKLQGEASAQMTEIQRLKEQLKELKQEFMKQEEQLREVKKNSTTLERKLEYESLQCGRQIAQLKEEYEETKKALEVEASKLRQSVLDGQKGVVVGRHAEGVHVADVVGERHTVATHRHDSPDLKEEMGKPGSDAGMPGIEDSEVGKIEDVQFALKKPAITQKHDEAPDVVGAGAGPGVGAADGPGGQGLSLDQPRLQQDRVEGRAAVGAAPSLIKQQDKPIVFEEDNKAGIKADELGEQQRQIRAPDSVKGDGEHLKGIPLPPNPAQVPNPIQLHHAKDQVPAEPVHHRQNDDDRDMQGDRAVDYGKRHQAIDIL